Proteins encoded within one genomic window of Cellulomonas flavigena DSM 20109:
- a CDS encoding SDR family NAD(P)-dependent oxidoreductase gives MGTALVTGASAGLGLEFAWQLATARHDVVLVARDEERLTRLKGQLEAAAGVHAEVLPADLTDRADVERVAQRLRSDERPVGLLVNNAGLGLNQRFVGGDVDAEDRALELMVRTVMVLSHAAADAMVRRGRGAILNVGSVAALIASGTYSAHKAWVRTFTEGLAVELKGTGVTATVVAPGYTHTEFHARGRIDTTHYPTAAWLDAEDVVAAALADVRRGVVLSTPSLRYKAVSALLRVAPRPAVRAFGSYRRALLDAGIEAERDRDAARD, from the coding sequence ATGGGTACCGCACTGGTCACCGGCGCGAGCGCCGGCCTCGGTCTGGAGTTCGCCTGGCAGCTCGCCACGGCACGGCACGACGTCGTCCTCGTGGCGCGCGACGAGGAACGGCTGACCCGCCTCAAGGGTCAGCTCGAGGCCGCCGCGGGCGTGCACGCCGAGGTGCTGCCCGCCGACCTCACCGACCGCGCCGACGTCGAGCGGGTCGCGCAGCGCCTGCGCTCCGACGAACGCCCCGTGGGGCTCCTCGTCAACAACGCGGGCCTCGGGCTCAACCAGCGGTTCGTCGGAGGCGACGTCGACGCCGAGGACCGCGCGCTCGAGCTCATGGTCCGCACGGTCATGGTGCTGTCGCACGCCGCCGCGGACGCGATGGTGCGGCGCGGGCGCGGGGCGATCCTCAACGTCGGGTCCGTCGCGGCGCTCATCGCCTCGGGCACGTACTCCGCGCACAAGGCCTGGGTGCGCACGTTCACCGAGGGCCTCGCGGTCGAGCTGAAGGGCACCGGGGTGACGGCGACGGTCGTGGCGCCCGGCTACACGCACACCGAGTTCCACGCGCGCGGGCGCATCGACACGACGCACTACCCGACGGCCGCGTGGCTCGATGCGGAGGACGTCGTCGCGGCGGCGCTCGCGGACGTGCGTCGCGGTGTCGTGCTGTCGACCCCGAGCCTGCGCTACAAGGCGGTCTCGGCGCTGCTGCGCGTCGCTCCGCGGCCCGCCGTCCGGGCGTTCGGCAGCTACCGTCGGGCGCTGCTCGACGCGGGGATCGAGGCCGAGCGCGATCGGGACGCGGC
- a CDS encoding SDR family NAD(P)-dependent oxidoreductase: MTTNGELVPAPLALVTGASSGIGLEVAVRLAELGHDLVVTSEDDDLALAADGLTGQGRAVRAVRADLTSPEGVDALVAEVTGTGRPLDVLVLNAGTGAGGAFLDVPLERHLATIGLDVVAPVRLAHALLPAMVARGVGRVLVTSSVAALMPGPYYATYAASKAFDLSFAQALRYELRDTGVTVTALLPGPTDTEFFERADMQDTRVSHGDKDDPADVARQAVDGLLEGREKVVVRSLKARAQAAAGAVLSDGAAAAMHARFTEPLDEPDEG, translated from the coding sequence GTGACCACGAACGGTGAGCTGGTCCCGGCGCCGCTGGCGCTCGTGACGGGGGCGTCGAGCGGCATCGGGCTCGAGGTGGCGGTGCGGCTGGCGGAGCTCGGTCACGACCTCGTCGTGACGTCCGAGGACGACGACCTGGCGCTCGCCGCCGACGGCCTGACCGGGCAGGGCCGCGCCGTGCGCGCGGTGCGCGCCGACCTGACGTCGCCCGAGGGCGTGGACGCGCTGGTCGCGGAGGTCACGGGCACGGGCCGCCCCCTCGACGTCCTCGTGCTCAACGCCGGCACCGGCGCGGGCGGCGCGTTCCTCGACGTCCCGCTCGAGCGGCACCTGGCCACGATCGGGCTCGACGTCGTCGCGCCCGTGCGGCTCGCGCACGCGCTGCTGCCCGCGATGGTCGCCCGGGGCGTCGGCCGCGTGCTGGTGACCTCGTCGGTCGCTGCGCTGATGCCCGGGCCGTACTACGCGACCTACGCGGCGTCGAAGGCGTTCGACCTGTCGTTCGCGCAGGCGCTGCGGTACGAGCTGCGCGACACGGGCGTCACGGTGACGGCGCTGCTGCCCGGCCCGACGGACACGGAGTTCTTCGAGCGGGCCGACATGCAGGACACGCGCGTGTCGCACGGGGACAAGGACGACCCTGCGGACGTCGCGCGGCAGGCGGTCGACGGGCTGCTCGAGGGCAGGGAGAAGGTCGTCGTGCGGTCGCTGAAGGCGCGTGCGCAGGCCGCCGCGGGCGCAGTGCTCAGCGACGGGGCCGCGGCCGCGATGCACGCACGGTTCACCGAGCCGCTCGACGAGCCCGACGAGGGCTGA
- the recQ gene encoding DNA helicase RecQ translates to MLPDPAPETRRRRSADPFDDVPAAEPPAWEDAPAEPWWDEAPPPDDAPPPEAWADDPWAPGAAATRGRSTSRRPDAPRSTATGHPAPSHGTPADVLHRVWGYEAFRGDQAAVVDTVVAGGDAVVLMPTGGGKSLCYQVPALVREGTGVVVSPLIALMQDQVDALSALGVRAGFLNSTQERHQRRAVEDAFLSGELDLLYLAPERLRVPETLDLLDRGHVALFAIDEAHCVSQWGHDFRPDYLALSLLHERWPDVPRVALTATATRATHREICERLQLTDAAQFVASFDRPNIRYRIVPKDNPRAQLLHLLRTEHDGDSGIVYCLSRASVEQTAEALRDAGIDALPYHAGLERGVRAANQSRFLREDGVVMVATIAFGMGIDKPDVRFVAHLDLPKSVEGYYQETGRAGRDGLPSTAWLAYGLADVVQQRRLIDTSEGDAAHRRRLTQHLDAMLALCETVDCRRTQLLAYFGQESDGPCGNCDTCLEPPQSWDGTVPAQKLLSTIVRLDQRGQRYGVGHLVDILRGKATPRVQQLGHESLSTFGIGQDLSDGEWRGVVRQLLAAELLAVDTEGYGTLRLVPASADVLRGEREVRLRREPERTGRATRERRGSGRPAAAADLSGDDAAVFEALRAWRAGAAKEQGVPAYVVFHDATLREIATRRPASRAELGTISGVGAAKLDRYGEGVLATLAG, encoded by the coding sequence GTGCTGCCGGATCCCGCCCCCGAGACCCGTCGACGCCGCTCGGCGGACCCGTTCGACGACGTCCCGGCGGCCGAGCCCCCGGCGTGGGAGGACGCGCCGGCGGAGCCGTGGTGGGACGAGGCTCCCCCGCCGGACGACGCCCCGCCGCCCGAGGCGTGGGCGGACGACCCGTGGGCGCCGGGCGCGGCCGCGACGCGCGGACGGTCGACGTCGCGCCGGCCCGACGCGCCGCGCAGCACCGCGACGGGCCACCCGGCACCGTCGCACGGCACACCCGCGGACGTCCTGCACCGCGTGTGGGGCTACGAGGCGTTCCGCGGCGACCAGGCGGCGGTCGTCGACACGGTGGTCGCGGGCGGCGACGCGGTCGTGCTCATGCCCACCGGTGGGGGCAAGTCGCTGTGCTACCAGGTGCCCGCGCTGGTCCGCGAGGGCACCGGCGTGGTGGTCTCGCCGCTGATCGCGCTCATGCAGGACCAGGTGGACGCGCTGTCCGCGCTCGGCGTGCGCGCGGGGTTCCTCAACTCGACGCAGGAGCGGCACCAGCGTCGCGCCGTCGAGGACGCGTTCCTCTCCGGCGAGCTCGACCTGCTGTACCTCGCGCCGGAGCGCCTGCGGGTACCCGAGACGCTCGACCTGCTGGACCGGGGCCACGTCGCGCTGTTCGCGATCGACGAGGCGCACTGCGTGTCGCAGTGGGGCCACGACTTCCGGCCCGACTACCTCGCGCTGTCCCTGCTGCACGAGCGCTGGCCGGACGTGCCCCGTGTGGCGCTGACGGCCACGGCGACCCGCGCGACGCACCGGGAGATCTGCGAGCGGCTGCAGCTGACGGACGCCGCGCAGTTCGTCGCGAGCTTCGACCGGCCCAACATCCGGTACCGGATCGTGCCGAAGGACAACCCGCGCGCGCAGCTGCTGCACCTGCTGCGCACGGAGCACGACGGCGACTCCGGCATCGTCTACTGCCTGTCGCGCGCATCGGTCGAGCAGACCGCCGAGGCGCTGCGCGACGCCGGGATCGACGCGCTGCCGTACCACGCGGGCCTCGAGCGGGGGGTGCGCGCGGCCAACCAGTCGCGGTTCCTGCGCGAGGACGGTGTGGTGATGGTCGCGACCATCGCGTTCGGCATGGGCATCGACAAGCCGGACGTGCGGTTCGTCGCACACCTCGACCTGCCGAAGTCGGTCGAGGGCTACTACCAGGAGACGGGCCGCGCGGGTCGTGACGGGCTGCCGTCGACAGCGTGGCTCGCGTACGGCCTGGCCGACGTGGTGCAGCAGCGGCGCCTCATCGACACCTCGGAGGGCGACGCCGCCCACAGGCGGCGGCTCACGCAGCACCTCGACGCGATGCTCGCGCTCTGCGAGACGGTGGACTGCCGGCGCACCCAGCTCCTGGCGTACTTCGGCCAGGAGTCCGACGGCCCGTGCGGCAACTGCGACACGTGCCTCGAGCCGCCGCAGTCGTGGGACGGCACGGTGCCGGCGCAGAAGCTGCTGTCGACGATCGTGCGCCTGGACCAGCGCGGGCAGCGGTACGGCGTGGGGCACCTGGTCGACATCCTGCGCGGCAAGGCGACGCCGCGCGTGCAGCAGCTGGGCCACGAGTCGCTGTCGACCTTCGGGATCGGCCAGGACCTGTCCGACGGCGAGTGGCGCGGCGTGGTGCGCCAGCTCCTGGCGGCCGAGCTGCTGGCGGTCGACACCGAGGGCTACGGCACGCTGCGCCTGGTGCCCGCATCGGCGGACGTGCTGCGCGGCGAGCGCGAGGTGCGGCTGCGCCGCGAGCCGGAGCGCACGGGCCGGGCGACGCGCGAGCGCCGCGGGTCCGGGCGACCGGCCGCGGCGGCGGACCTCAGCGGGGACGACGCGGCCGTGTTCGAGGCGCTGCGCGCGTGGCGTGCGGGCGCGGCGAAGGAGCAGGGCGTGCCCGCGTACGTGGTGTTCCACGACGCGACGCTGCGCGAGATCGCGACCCGCCGCCCGGCGAGCCGGGCCGAGCTCGGCACGATCAGCGGCGTCGGCGCGGCCAAGCTCGACCGGTACGGCGAGGGGGTGCTGGCCACCCTGGCGGGGTGA